A genomic region of Thermodesulfovibrio aggregans contains the following coding sequences:
- a CDS encoding sigma-54-dependent transcriptional regulator produces the protein MKERILIVEDDPAMNLGMYHFLRSSGYEVKSCEDGTKALEIIESDKFDIAIIDLKLPGVDGLTLLKHIKSKSPQTGVIIITAFAEVKTAVQAIKDGAFDYIAKPFTNEELFLVIQRFSKFRSLEKEVRYLTELVKKKEGFEEIICSSPAMKEILDKIDVVAKTDVPVLIQGESGTGKELIANEIQRRSLRKDKPYIKINCAAIPETLFESELFGYEKGAFTGASEKKKGKFELANGGTLFFDEIGDMPVSLQAKLLRVIEEGSVYPLGGKEPVKIDVRCIYATSKNLKELIKNEKFREDLFYRINVIPIVIPPLRERKDDIPPLIDHFLKNFSEKYGKKNITMSSSAYEVLLRYDYPGNVRELKHVIERAVLLSKDGVIDIKHLPEEFYKVESFQKQCFSGNLSLKECLENFEKSIILRALQECGWKKSEAAKKLGISRKALWEKIKLYRIKGPDL, from the coding sequence ATGAAAGAGAGAATTCTCATAGTTGAAGATGATCCTGCGATGAATCTCGGGATGTATCATTTTCTTCGTTCCTCAGGATATGAAGTAAAATCCTGTGAGGACGGTACAAAAGCTCTTGAGATAATTGAATCAGACAAATTTGATATTGCTATAATTGACCTAAAACTTCCTGGAGTTGATGGACTTACTCTTCTTAAACACATAAAGAGTAAGTCTCCACAAACAGGAGTAATAATCATAACTGCTTTTGCTGAGGTAAAGACTGCAGTTCAAGCAATAAAAGATGGTGCCTTTGATTACATTGCAAAACCATTTACAAATGAGGAACTTTTTTTAGTAATACAAAGATTTTCAAAATTTAGAAGCCTTGAAAAGGAAGTAAGATACCTTACTGAGCTTGTTAAGAAAAAAGAGGGATTTGAAGAGATAATTTGTAGCAGTCCTGCAATGAAGGAAATTCTTGACAAAATTGATGTAGTTGCAAAAACAGATGTACCTGTTTTAATTCAAGGAGAAAGTGGAACAGGTAAAGAACTTATAGCAAACGAAATTCAAAGACGAAGTTTAAGAAAAGATAAACCTTATATTAAAATAAACTGCGCTGCTATTCCAGAGACTCTTTTTGAATCAGAGCTTTTTGGTTATGAAAAAGGAGCTTTTACAGGAGCCAGTGAAAAGAAAAAGGGTAAATTTGAGCTTGCAAATGGAGGTACATTATTTTTTGATGAAATTGGTGACATGCCAGTAAGCCTTCAGGCAAAACTTTTAAGAGTAATTGAAGAAGGCAGTGTTTATCCTCTTGGTGGAAAAGAACCAGTAAAGATTGATGTAAGATGCATATATGCAACAAGCAAAAATCTTAAAGAACTTATAAAAAATGAAAAGTTCAGGGAAGATCTTTTTTACAGAATAAATGTCATTCCTATTGTAATACCCCCTCTAAGAGAAAGGAAAGATGACATACCTCCATTGATTGATCATTTTTTGAAAAATTTTTCTGAAAAGTACGGTAAAAAAAATATTACCATGTCCTCTTCAGCCTATGAAGTTTTATTGCGTTACGATTATCCTGGAAATGTTAGAGAGCTAAAGCATGTAATAGAGAGGGCTGTTCTTCTTTCAAAAGATGGCGTGATTGATATTAAACATCTTCCTGAAGAGTTTTATAAGGTGGAGTCATTTCAAAAGCAATGTTTTTCTGGTAATTTATCTCTTAAAGAATGTCTTGAAAACTTTGAAAAGAGTATCATACTAAGGGCTCTTCAGGAATGCGGATGGAAAAAGTCAGAGGCAGCAAAAAAACTTGGAATAAGCAGAAAAGCTTTGTGGGAAAAAATAAAACTTTACCGAATTAAAGGGCCTGATTTATAA
- a CDS encoding phenylacetate--CoA ligase produces the protein MFNSVQETLPREEIEKIQIAGLRKTLKYLKNSNSCLKEKYKHIEPEDIKSLDDLKLLPFTTKDELRDCYPFKHIACDISDCARMHMSSGTTGVPVINAMTRGDIAQWGEIMARCLSCAGLTEKDRIQIMPSFGLFNGGFGFHYGAERLGCFIVPAGAGRSLMQLKLIKELEVTAIGAIASYPARLIEVARESGFDFRETKLRVAILGAETWSDEYRKRIEEEMNVKTFDIIGLTETGGVGLGIDCPARAGIHIWEDHYIVEIIDSETGQPLPEGKEGEMVITTLTREGLPLIRYRTRDISSILSYEKCECGRTHVRVSRIRGRTDDMLKVKGVNFYPSQVEQILLKYKGLSPYYQLVIETVKGKDEMTIIVEKADNGITQKELEHLDLELYDFLGFHSKIQVVPEGTIQRVPGKAVRIVDKRKKI, from the coding sequence ATGTTCAATTCAGTCCAGGAAACTCTTCCGAGAGAGGAAATTGAAAAAATTCAGATTGCAGGGCTGAGAAAAACATTAAAGTATTTAAAAAATTCAAATTCATGCCTTAAAGAAAAATATAAACACATTGAACCTGAAGACATAAAGAGCCTTGATGACCTGAAACTTCTTCCATTTACAACAAAAGATGAATTAAGAGATTGTTATCCCTTCAAACATATAGCCTGTGATATTTCAGATTGTGCAAGGATGCATATGAGTTCTGGCACAACTGGTGTTCCTGTAATAAATGCAATGACAAGAGGCGATATAGCTCAATGGGGAGAGATAATGGCAAGATGCCTTTCCTGTGCAGGTCTTACAGAAAAAGATAGAATTCAGATAATGCCTTCTTTTGGACTTTTTAATGGCGGCTTTGGTTTTCACTATGGTGCAGAACGCCTCGGTTGCTTTATTGTCCCAGCAGGTGCAGGAAGGTCTCTGATGCAACTTAAACTTATCAAAGAACTTGAAGTCACAGCAATTGGAGCAATTGCTTCATATCCTGCAAGACTGATAGAGGTTGCCCGTGAAAGCGGATTTGATTTCAGAGAAACCAAACTTAGAGTTGCCATACTCGGAGCTGAAACATGGTCAGATGAATACAGAAAAAGAATTGAAGAGGAGATGAATGTTAAAACCTTTGACATAATCGGACTTACTGAAACAGGTGGTGTAGGACTTGGGATTGACTGTCCTGCAAGAGCAGGTATCCATATCTGGGAAGACCACTATATTGTTGAAATCATTGATTCTGAGACAGGACAACCTTTGCCAGAAGGCAAGGAAGGTGAAATGGTTATTACTACTCTTACCCGCGAAGGTTTACCGCTTATACGATATAGAACAAGGGACATATCAAGCATTCTGTCATATGAAAAATGCGAATGTGGAAGAACCCATGTTCGCGTAAGCAGAATCCGTGGAAGAACAGATGACATGCTCAAAGTTAAAGGAGTTAACTTCTATCCATCACAGGTTGAGCAAATTCTTCTTAAATATAAAGGACTTTCTCCATATTATCAGCTTGTTATAGAAACTGTGAAAGGCAAAGATGAGATGACAATCATTGTTGAAAAGGCTGACAATGGAATTACCCAAAAAGAACTCGAGCATCTTGATCTTGAACTATATGACTTTTTAGGTTTTCACAGTAAAATTCAAGTTGTTCCGGAAGGAACAATTCAGAGAGTCCCCGGTAAAGCAGTAAGAATCGTTGACAAAAGAAAGAAAATTTAA
- a CDS encoding 2-oxoacid:acceptor oxidoreductase family protein has product MKLVILGKGGQGVIFFSRIIAQAASKKAVSVRSTEIKGMAKKGGTVEIQMKIGEGLSGLVRRGTADMVILLSEDLIDYAKTFGSNIFMFTKEEIEKALSSVPMRYVNTFLLGIFVKKTKIFDCDDVSKILDEENKKSFLMGCNYVQFSPGNSSERGN; this is encoded by the coding sequence ATGAAACTAGTTATTCTTGGTAAGGGTGGTCAGGGTGTAATATTTTTTTCAAGAATAATTGCTCAAGCAGCGAGCAAAAAAGCAGTCTCAGTTCGTTCAACAGAAATAAAAGGAATGGCTAAAAAAGGTGGAACAGTAGAGATTCAGATGAAGATTGGAGAAGGTCTCAGTGGTCTTGTTCGCAGAGGCACTGCTGACATGGTTATTCTTCTAAGTGAAGATTTGATAGATTATGCAAAAACCTTTGGTAGCAATATTTTTATGTTTACAAAAGAAGAAATAGAAAAAGCACTTTCTTCTGTGCCAATGCGTTATGTGAATACTTTTTTACTCGGAATTTTCGTAAAAAAAACAAAGATATTTGATTGTGATGATGTTTCAAAAATCCTCGATGAAGAAAATAAAAAATCTTTTTTAATGGGGTGTAATTATGTTCAATTCAGTCCAGGAAACTCTTCCGAGAGAGGAAATTGA